A window of the Microbulbifer aggregans genome harbors these coding sequences:
- a CDS encoding Lrp/AsnC family transcriptional regulator, whose protein sequence is MAYTLDAIDKKILEILQEDATIPNIELAEKVCLSPSPCSRRVKNLHEQGFIKRAVTLLEPQKVGLPVSVFIQVTLNHQVKKELQDFESVIAQWPEVMECYLMTGDFDYLLRVVVPNLQAYQEFLDKKLTELPGIDHIKSSFSLKQVRYRTELPLEQLLEQP, encoded by the coding sequence ATGGCTTATACACTGGATGCCATCGACAAGAAGATCCTGGAAATCCTCCAGGAAGATGCCACGATTCCCAACATCGAGCTGGCGGAGAAAGTCTGCCTGTCCCCGTCCCCCTGCTCCCGTCGGGTGAAGAACCTCCACGAGCAGGGATTTATCAAACGCGCCGTGACGCTACTCGAGCCGCAGAAAGTGGGCCTGCCGGTGAGCGTGTTTATCCAGGTGACCCTCAATCACCAGGTGAAGAAAGAGTTGCAGGACTTCGAGTCCGTCATCGCCCAGTGGCCTGAGGTGATGGAGTGCTACCTGATGACCGGCGATTTTGATTACCTGCTGCGGGTCGTGGTCCCCAACCTGCAGGCCTACCAGGAGTTCCTGGACAAGAAGCTCACCGAGCTGCCGGGCATCGACCATATCAAGAGCAGCTTCTCTCTCAAACAGGTCCGCTACCGCACCGAGCTGCCCCTGGAGCAATTGCTCGAGCAGCCCTGA
- a CDS encoding DUF2905 domain-containing protein yields MVSFDWQLSVRLTPEVSDHQEREFIMSRWFIIAGAILLVIGVLMHFAPWLFNWFGRLPGDIRIESERSRVFIPITSMIILSVVLSLLLSFFRR; encoded by the coding sequence GTGGTCTCTTTTGACTGGCAATTGAGTGTGCGCCTCACGCCGGAGGTTTCGGATCATCAGGAGCGAGAATTCATTATGTCCCGTTGGTTTATTATTGCCGGAGCTATTTTGCTGGTTATCGGGGTGCTGATGCATTTCGCCCCGTGGCTTTTCAATTGGTTTGGGCGCCTGCCTGGGGATATCCGCATTGAGTCCGAACGCAGTCGGGTCTTTATCCCTATCACTTCCATGATCATCCTCAGCGTGGTTCTCAGTTTGCTGCTGAGTTTCTTTCGGCGCTGA
- a CDS encoding indolepyruvate ferredoxin oxidoreductase family protein gives MAMVESDQELGFDREYSLKAAFTRDSGRVFLTGIDALVRLPLMQKKLDELAGLNTAGFISGYRGSPLGGYDQALWRHKKLLAERDIHFEPGVNEDLGATNIWGTQLLDHYRQQATRDGVFSIWYGKGHGVDRTADVFRQANVQGTSRHGGVLALCGDDHTAESSMFSHNTDQIFESVMMPLLFPASIEEYLTLGLAGIALSRFSGLWVGFKTITETVEAGASLQVPGLPSFHIPADFPIPAHGLNYDPNLNWPAERLEYERRMLEERLPAAQAFAYANGIDKSIVESPRKQFGIVTVGKAHGDLLEALQLLELTEEDLRKAGISIFKVAMTWPLEPRGISEFCRGMERVLVVEEKRPLVEDQLKSLLYGWRDDERPTVSGKKGVDGADYLPAVWGFGPDRVADTIVRWLGDTAFGRQLAPVAERNLSTGACKPAAKAKGLLAREPVFCAGCPHNTSTKLPEGSLGSAGIGCHIMALGKGLRTDTYSHMGGEGAQWVGLHRFSSAGHIFQNMGDGTYNHSGILAIRQAVASKVNITYKILLNDAVAMTGGQPADGEVNAPTVAAQLAAEGVGTVVLLSEQPEYWQQHKNQLPSSVEVLHRSELDAVQRRLRETPGVTAIIYEQVCAAEKRRRRKKGQMEDPNTRLLINHRVCEGCGDCSVQSSCIAVEPLESPYGRKRQVNQSSCNKDMRCADGFCPSFVSVEGGELRKPPVDTLALSLDKAIEDLPAAPQSDLAVPQSILVGGIGGSGVLTVAALLGMAAHLEEKGSTTLYFTGLSQKNGAVVAHVKVAESPESITTARIRDGAAEVLLGCDMVTAASQRAKFAVGRLRAVVNTAEVPVAAFIRDNELAFPADATKESIESLCSDYSAFDANRYAQALFGDTVASNLMLLGYACQKGLLPIGEAALERAIELNGVAVESNLRAFRAGRLLVANPGAVKALLTPAQPVQLVEPAESATALVERLAAELVEYQDAAYGERFRRAIQKLEQAEHRLGRRDGSLVREAAASLFKAMAYKDEYEVARLYSGVEFRRQLQETFTGDYRVKFHMAPPLLARPDSSGRIRKMVFGPWLARLMPVLAKGKVLRGTLFDPFGYTAERRAERAWAGEVAGAIERVATSLSLESVEVARELLSLPQQVRGYGHVREQKMSAIRNRWNALRDQFDGTGGAPKVLNEQAGGRATRVRTQESQEAAFVAHS, from the coding sequence ATGGCGATGGTCGAGAGCGATCAGGAGCTGGGTTTCGATCGCGAATACTCCCTGAAGGCGGCATTTACCCGTGATTCCGGGCGGGTCTTCCTTACAGGAATCGACGCGCTGGTGCGGCTGCCGCTGATGCAGAAGAAACTGGATGAGCTCGCTGGCCTGAACACTGCGGGCTTCATCTCCGGCTACCGGGGCTCGCCCCTGGGCGGTTATGACCAGGCCCTGTGGCGACACAAAAAGCTCCTCGCCGAGCGCGACATTCATTTTGAGCCTGGCGTCAACGAAGACCTCGGTGCCACCAATATCTGGGGTACGCAGCTGCTGGATCATTACCGTCAGCAGGCGACGCGGGACGGGGTCTTCTCCATCTGGTACGGCAAGGGCCATGGAGTAGATCGCACTGCCGACGTATTCCGTCAGGCCAATGTACAGGGTACGTCCCGTCATGGTGGTGTGCTCGCCCTGTGTGGCGACGATCACACCGCCGAGTCCTCCATGTTCTCGCACAATACCGACCAGATCTTTGAGTCGGTCATGATGCCGCTGTTGTTTCCGGCCTCAATCGAGGAATACCTGACCCTGGGCCTCGCGGGCATCGCCCTGTCCCGCTTCAGCGGTCTCTGGGTCGGCTTCAAGACGATCACCGAGACGGTCGAGGCCGGCGCCTCCCTGCAGGTGCCCGGGTTGCCGAGTTTTCACATTCCCGCCGATTTCCCGATCCCCGCCCATGGTCTCAACTACGACCCGAACCTGAACTGGCCGGCAGAGCGGCTGGAATACGAGCGCCGAATGCTCGAGGAGCGGCTGCCGGCGGCGCAGGCGTTTGCCTATGCCAACGGTATCGACAAATCGATCGTCGAATCGCCGCGAAAGCAGTTCGGTATCGTCACTGTCGGTAAGGCTCACGGCGATTTACTGGAGGCTCTGCAGCTGCTGGAGCTGACAGAAGAGGATCTGCGCAAGGCCGGTATCTCTATTTTCAAAGTTGCCATGACCTGGCCGCTCGAGCCCCGTGGCATCAGCGAGTTCTGCCGAGGGATGGAGCGTGTGCTGGTGGTGGAGGAGAAGCGTCCGCTGGTGGAAGACCAGCTCAAATCCCTTCTCTATGGCTGGCGCGATGACGAGCGCCCGACGGTAAGTGGCAAGAAGGGCGTTGATGGTGCCGATTATTTGCCCGCGGTTTGGGGTTTTGGGCCCGACCGAGTGGCCGACACCATAGTGCGCTGGCTCGGCGATACGGCGTTCGGCCGGCAACTGGCCCCAGTTGCGGAGCGAAACCTGAGTACCGGTGCGTGCAAGCCCGCGGCGAAGGCCAAGGGTCTACTGGCCCGTGAGCCGGTATTCTGTGCTGGCTGCCCCCACAACACCTCGACCAAATTGCCCGAAGGCAGCCTGGGCAGTGCTGGCATCGGCTGTCACATCATGGCCCTGGGCAAGGGGCTGCGCACGGATACCTATTCCCATATGGGCGGAGAGGGTGCGCAGTGGGTCGGTCTGCACCGCTTCTCCAGTGCCGGCCATATATTCCAGAACATGGGTGACGGTACCTACAACCACTCGGGCATTCTGGCTATTCGCCAGGCGGTCGCCAGCAAGGTCAACATCACCTACAAGATCCTGTTGAACGACGCCGTCGCCATGACCGGCGGCCAGCCCGCCGATGGTGAGGTGAATGCCCCCACCGTAGCTGCCCAGCTGGCGGCTGAAGGCGTCGGTACCGTGGTGTTGTTGAGTGAACAGCCGGAGTACTGGCAACAGCACAAGAATCAGCTGCCGTCCTCCGTAGAAGTGCTGCATCGCTCGGAGCTGGATGCCGTCCAGCGACGTCTGCGGGAGACGCCCGGTGTCACCGCCATTATTTACGAACAGGTGTGTGCAGCGGAAAAGCGGCGCCGTCGCAAGAAAGGCCAGATGGAAGATCCGAACACCCGTTTGCTGATCAACCATCGCGTCTGTGAGGGCTGCGGGGATTGCAGTGTGCAGTCCAGTTGCATTGCGGTCGAACCACTGGAAAGCCCCTATGGCCGCAAGCGCCAGGTCAACCAGTCCAGCTGTAACAAGGACATGCGCTGTGCCGACGGTTTCTGCCCCAGCTTCGTGAGTGTCGAGGGTGGAGAGCTGCGCAAGCCGCCAGTGGATACCCTGGCACTTTCCCTGGACAAGGCCATCGAGGATCTGCCGGCGGCTCCCCAGTCGGATTTGGCCGTACCGCAGAGCATTCTTGTAGGCGGAATCGGTGGCAGTGGTGTGCTGACTGTGGCGGCGTTGCTCGGCATGGCCGCTCATCTGGAAGAGAAAGGTTCGACAACCCTCTATTTCACTGGTCTGTCGCAGAAAAATGGTGCGGTGGTTGCCCACGTCAAAGTGGCGGAGAGCCCCGAGAGCATTACCACGGCGCGTATCCGCGATGGTGCCGCCGAAGTGTTGCTGGGATGTGACATGGTGACCGCTGCCTCCCAGCGGGCAAAGTTTGCCGTCGGCCGTCTACGCGCGGTTGTGAATACGGCCGAGGTCCCCGTAGCGGCCTTCATCCGCGACAACGAGCTGGCCTTCCCGGCGGATGCGACGAAAGAGAGCATCGAATCTTTATGCAGTGATTATTCCGCATTCGATGCCAATCGTTATGCGCAGGCACTGTTTGGCGATACCGTGGCCTCGAATCTGATGCTGCTGGGCTATGCCTGCCAGAAAGGCCTGCTGCCGATTGGCGAAGCGGCGCTGGAGCGGGCAATTGAACTCAATGGCGTGGCGGTGGAGAGTAATCTGCGTGCCTTCCGGGCCGGACGCCTGCTGGTGGCCAACCCGGGAGCGGTGAAGGCGCTGCTCACTCCGGCGCAGCCGGTCCAGCTCGTCGAGCCGGCGGAATCAGCGACCGCGCTGGTCGAGCGACTGGCGGCAGAACTGGTGGAATACCAGGATGCCGCCTATGGTGAGCGTTTCCGTCGAGCCATCCAGAAGCTGGAGCAGGCTGAGCACCGGCTGGGGCGCCGTGACGGCTCTCTGGTCCGCGAAGCAGCTGCCAGCCTGTTCAAGGCGATGGCTTACAAGGACGAGTACGAGGTGGCCCGCCTGTACAGCGGTGTGGAATTCCGTCGCCAGTTGCAGGAGACCTTTACCGGCGACTACCGTGTGAAGTTCCATATGGCTCCGCCGCTGCTGGCGCGGCCGGACAGCAGTGGCCGCATCCGCAAGATGGTGTTCGGTCCCTGGTTGGCACGGCTGATGCCCGTGCTCGCCAAGGGCAAGGTGCTGAGGGGGACACTGTTCGATCCGTTTGGCTATACCGCTGAACGGCGGGCCGAGCGGGCCTGGGCCGGCGAAGTCGCTGGCGCCATCGAGCGCGTTGCCACAAGCCTGAGCCTGGAATCAGTGGAAGTGGCCCGGGAGCTGCTGTCACTGCCACAGCAGGTTCGCGGTTATGGGCACGTGCGGGAGCAGAAGATGAGTGCGATCAGGAATCGCTGGAATGCACTACGGGACCAGTTCGATGGCACGGGCGGTGCGCCCAAAGTGCTGAATGAACAGGCTGGTGGTCGTGCAACGCGGGTACGGACACAAGAGTCGCAGGAAGCGGCCTTTGTGGCGCACAGTTGA